In Procambarus clarkii isolate CNS0578487 chromosome 13, FALCON_Pclarkii_2.0, whole genome shotgun sequence, the following are encoded in one genomic region:
- the LOC123757164 gene encoding ETS homologous factor has translation MTAMDTYNIENTLIFGDELVMNEDRFFFSDLDEILTSPTSYDEQLQGTLKYIDAFESTDVTTWSREDCFRWAQQVCQEQGVDPCSVNLEFFSSVTGCDLAQYSRFDFHSQFDSIWGSLFYDQFHHLLEHIGFATSTPTSDYESSSSTFSDCSSSDASSFSSSSNSPFYENDEELADLCELPPLTIPEDFAELDQFLHQQVPQEQELEVKPQVQAGWGRAWEDYQGDLFAPPEVTFVKAEPEVMKFEESYREMSPSPSPSPESVVPSCRALDKIRTKSRKRERGPKNWEFVIRLLADKQYNPDVVRWEDKTCYTFRFVRPAVIAQMWGQRSNKPNLSYDNFARGLRYHYTTGALSPVSERQLVYKCGPKARKFLEDLQQGTW, from the exons ATGACCGCTATGGATACGTACAACATTGAGAATACTCTAATCTTTGGAGACGAGTTAGTGATGAACGAGGACCGGTTCTTCTTCTCGGACTTGGATGAAATACTGACAAGTCCGACGAGTTATGATGAGCAGCTGCAAGGAACACTTAAGTACATCGACGCTTTTGAGAGCACAGATGTCACCACCTGGAGCAGAGAG GATTGCTTCAGATGGGCCCAGCAAGTGTGTCAAGAACAGGGTGTCGATCCCTGTTCCGTGAACCTGGAGTTCTTCTCCAGCGTGACGGGTTGTGACCTGGCTCAGTACTCACGCTTCGACTTCCACTCCCAGTTCGACAGCATATGGGGCAGCTTGTTCTACGACCAGTTTCACCACCTCCTCGAACATATAGGATTCG CCACGAGCACTCCTACCTCAGACTACGAGAGCTCCTCGTCCACCTTCAGCGACTGCAGTAGCAGCGACGCCTCATCTTTCTCCTCGTCTTCCAACTCCCCCTTCTATGAGAACGACGAAGAACTGGCGGATCTGTGCGAGTTGCCTCCTCTGACTATTCCCGAAGACTTCGCCGAACTGGACCAATTCTTGCACCAGCAGGTACCGCAGGAGCAGGAACTGGAAGTGAAGCCGCAAGTGCAGGCCGGCTGGGGTCGTGCCTGGGAAGACTACCAAGGTGACCTGTTCGCTCCTCCAGAAGTGACTTTTGTAAAAGCTG AGCCGGAAGTAATGAAATTCGAGGAGAGTTACCGTGaaatgtcaccatcaccatccccATCACCCGAGTCTGTGGTACCTTCTTGCAGAGCTCTCGATAAGATCCGAACCAAGTCCAGGAAGCGAG AGCGCGGACCAAAGAACTGGGAGTTCGTGATCCGTCTCCTGGCTGACAAGCAATACAACCCCGACGTCGTCCGCTGGGAGGACAAGACCTGCTACACATTCCGCTTCGTGCGGCCCGCTGTCATCGCCCAGATGTGGGGGCAGAGGTCCAACAAGCCCAACCTCTCCTACGACAACTTTGCCCGTGGACTCAG ATACCACTACACTACGGGCGCCCTAAGCCCCGTGTCCGAGCGGCAGCTGGTCTACAAGTGTGGGCCCAAGGCTCGCAAGTTCCTAGAGGACCTCCAGCAGGGAACGTGGTAA
- the LOC138364347 gene encoding germ cell nuclear acidic protein-like, which translates to MDEEAPPNSQMDEEAPPNSQMDVEAPPNSQMDEEAPPNSQLDEEAPPNSQMDVEAPPNSQMDEEAPPNSQMDEEAPPNSQMDEEAPPNSQMDVEAPPNSQMDVEAPPNSQMDVEAPPNSQMDVEAPPNSQMDEEAPPNSQMDEEGSPNSQMDEEGSPNSQMDEEGSPNSQLDEEAPPNSQMDEEAPPNSQMDEEAPPNSQLDEEAPPNSQMDEEAPPNSQMDEEAPPNSQLDEEAPPNSQMDVEAPPKQPDG; encoded by the coding sequence ATGGATGAAGAAGCTCCCCCCAACAGCCAGATGGATGAAGAAGCTCCCCCCAACAGCCAGATGGATGTAGAAGCTCCCCCCAACAGCCAGATGGATGAAGAAGCTCCCCCCAACAGCCAGCTGGATGAAGAAGCTCCCCCCAACAGCCAGATGGATGTAGAAGCTCCCCCCAACAGCCAGATGGATGAAGAAGCTCCCCCCAACAGCCAGATGGATGAAGAAGCTCCCCCCAACAGCCAGATGGATGAAGAAGCTCCCCCCAACAGCCAGATGGATGTAGAAGCTCCCCCCAACAGCCAGATGGATGTAGAAGCTCCCCCCAACAGCCAGATGGATGTAGAAGCTCCCCCCAACAGCCAGATGGATGTAGAAGCTCCCCCCAACAGCCAGATGGATGAAGAAGCTCCCCCCAACAGCCAGATGGATGAAGAAGGTTCCCCCAACAGCCAGATGGATGAAGAAGGTTCCCCCAACAGCCAGATGGATGAAGAAGGTTCCCCCAACAGCCAGCTGGATGAAGAAGCTCCCCCCAACAGCCAGATGGATGAAGAAGCTCCCCCCAACAGCCAGATGGATGAAGAAGCTCCCCCCAACAGCCAGCTGGATGAAGAAGCTCCCCCCAACAGCCAGATGGATGAAGAAGCTCCCCCCAACAGCCAGATGGATGAAGAAGCTCCCCCCAACAGCCAGCTGGATGAAGAAGCTCCCCCAAACAGCCAGATGGATGTAGAAGCTCCCCCCAAACAGCCAGATGGATGA
- the LOC123757056 gene encoding serine/arginine repetitive matrix protein 5-like, which yields MEVGNELEKSDHTHHRFWRTSRNYVKKVSAIKLSLAKGATINTAPRTVTGQTQERLTNYPREAHVIHNYQYKEETKTSSKQVAVSRHRQPSEETGSRQKTQTAVRRDRQPSADTGSRQKRQAAVRRHRQPSEETGSRQKTQTAVRRHRQPSEETGSRQKRQAAVRRDRQPSEDTGSRQKRQAAVRRDRQPSEETGSRQQTQAAVRRDRQPSEETGSRQKTQVAVRRHRQPSEETDSRQKTQVAVRTDRQPSEETDSRQKRQTAVRRHRQPSEDTGSRQKTQAAVRRHR from the exons ATGGAAGTGGGGAATGAGTTAGAGAAAAGTGACCACACGCATCACAGGTTCTGGAGAACCAGCAGAAACTATGTAAAG AAGGTTTCCGCCATCAAGTTGTCACTAGCAAAGGGCGCGACTATCAACACGGCTCCCCGTACAGTTACTGGCCAGACCCAAGAGAGATTAACCAATTATCCTCGTGAAGCTCACGTCATTCACAATTATCAATACAAGGAGGAGACTAAGACAAGTTCCAAACAG GTAGCCGTCAGCAGACACAGGCAGCCGTCAGAAGAGACAGGCAGCCGTCAGAAGACACAGACAGCCGTTAGAAGAGACAGGCAGCCGTCAGCAGACACAGGCAGCCGTCAGAAGAGACAGGCAGCCGTCAGAAGACACAGACAGCCGTCAGAAGAGACAGGCAGCCGTCAGAAGACACAGACAGCCGTTAGAAGACACAGGCAGCCGTCAGAAGAGACAGGCAGCCGTCAGAAGAGACAGGCAGCCGTCAGAAGAGACAGGCAGCCGTCAGAAGACACAGGCAGCCGTCAGAAGAGACAGGCAGCCGTCAGAAGAGATAGGCAGCCGTCAGAAGAGACAGGCAGCCGTCAGCAGACACAAGCAGCGGTCAGAAGAGACAGGCAGCCGTCAGAAGAGACAGGCAGCCGTCAGAAGACACAGGTAGCCGTCAGAAGACACAGGCAGCCGTCAGAAGAGACAGACAGCCGTCAGAAGACACAGGTAGCCGTCAGAACAGACAGGCAGCCGTCAGAAGAGACAGACAGCCGTCAGAAGAGACAGACAGCCGTCAGAAGACACAGGCAGCCGTCAGAAGACACAGGTAGCCGTCAGAAGACACAGGCAGCCGTCAGAAGACACAGGTAG